In Calonectris borealis chromosome 8, bCalBor7.hap1.2, whole genome shotgun sequence, a single genomic region encodes these proteins:
- the CENPL gene encoding centromere protein L: MESADGAARTLPSIGRLSRGPLFGRAHGRFGLSPGGRLLPPAPPSQENADPQRTAFLLRKQWTLYSVTPLYRFSDARLRDYARLLSAFIAAEKQKGLAVEVGVELDIKVVVSSLADLKGSDQDQAAILVQLSSRSPASPKNSEEKLIWSGWFCCVSGDDLSENVPEDFTCLPLFLASGAESYTSIVGSWFQKTFDCCFRRLAISPLNLSWMAAMWTGCKVDKTASAMELVFSVPCLPHPLDISYAIHPEDAKALWDTVQKTPGEITQEEVDVFMDCLYSHFHRHFKIYLSATKLVKVSTAIASAHCDGIIKFLQSQYLTGVLMLLTELAISQIQ, translated from the exons ATGGAGTCGGCGGACGGGGCGGCGCGGACGCTGCCCAGCATCGGGCGGCTGTCGCGGGGGCCGCTGTTTGGGCGGGCGCACGGGCGGTTCGGGCTCAGCCCCGGCGGTCGGCTGCTCCCGCCAGCGCCGCCCTCCCAG gaAAACGCAGATCCCCAGAGAACAGCGTTTCTACTGCGCAAGCAGTGGACCTTATACAGCGTGACCCCTCTGTACAGGTTCTCTGACGCTCGTCTGAGGGATTACGCTAGACTGCTTAGTGCTTTTATCGCTGCCGAGAAGCAGAAGGGACTGGCGGTGGAAGTAGGGGTTGAGCTGGACATCAAAGTGGTTGTCTCCAGCCTTGCAGACCTGAAAGGTAGTGACCAAGACCAGGCTGCGATTCTCGTGCAG CTTTCTTCGAGATCACCAGCTTCCCCAAAAAACTCAGAAGAGAAACTGATATGGTCGGGCTGGTTCTGCTGTGTGTCTGGAGATGACCTTTCCGAGAACGTGCCAGAGGACTTCACTTGTTTACCTTTGTTTCTTGCTAGTGGGGCAGAGAGTTACACGTCCATTGTTGGAAGTTGGTTTCAGAAGACTTTTGACTGCTGCTTCCGCCGTTTAGCCATCAGCCCTCTCAATCTCAGTTGGATGGCAGCTATGTGGACTGGATGCAAAGTGGACAAAACTGCATCTGCCATGGAACTTGTTTTCTCTGTCCCCTGTCTGCCCCACCCTCTGGATATTTCGTACGCCATTCATCCGGAGGATGCAAAAGCTCTGTGGGACACAGTCCAAAAAACTCCAGGAGAGATCACTCAAGAAGAGGTGGATGTCTTTATGGACTGCCTTTACTCTCACTTCCACAGACACTTTAAGATCTACTTGTCAGCTACAAAACTGGTCAAAGTTTCTACAGCAATTGCCTCAGCACACTGTGATGGAATTATAAAG tttCTACAAAGCCAATACCTAACTGGAGTGCTGATGCTACTGACCGAACTAGCAATCTCTCAGATACAGTGA